The nucleotide window CATGGCTCGTGTATTTCGCATACAAGCAGACGGATGCCTTCCTGACGCGGCGGTTTGTGTTGCCCGGGACCTCGTTCGGTGGTAAACTGTACTTGTAGTTCAATCGAATAGCAGGCCTTCAGGGCAGGGTGAGCCGGCGCGTAAGTGCCGGCAATTCCCGATCGGCGGTACAGCCCGCGAGCCCGGCTGAACAAGCAGCCAGGCAGATCCGGTGAGACTCCGGGGCCGACGGTATAGTCCGGATGGAAGAAGGTCAGAAGGGGAACCCGGGATTCGGTAGCCGGGACCGACGGCCCGCTATGTGTGAGCCGCGGCCTCCAGCCCGAACCCCCGTTCCACTACACCTGCGCCCGGAGGTCTCTGGACCCCGGGCGTGAGCGTTTGTCCATGGAAACGCACCACGACAACAACAGGATGATGCAGCAGGCCCTCCGGCTCGCGCGGCGGGCGGCGGGTCGCACCAGTCCGAACCCGCTGGTCGGAGCGGTCATCGCATCCGGCGGCGTGGTGGTCGGCCGCGGCCATCATGCCAGGGCCGGGACCGATCACGCCGAGATCGTTGCCCTTCGCAGGGCGGGCAACCGCGCCCGCGGCGCCACCCTCTACGTGAACCTCGAACCGTGCGCTCACACCGGGCGCACCGGTCCCTGCACCGAGGCGCTGATTGATGCTGGCATCCGCCGCGTCGTGGCCGCCATGCGCGATCCCGATCCCCGGGTGGACGGCAGGGGTATCGCGCGGCTGCGTGAAGCCGGCATCGAGGTGGAAGTCGGCCTGCTCGAGGACCAGGCCCAGCGGCTGAACGAGCCCTACGTCAAGCACCGCCGGACCGGAATGCCTTTCGTAACGCTCAAGTGGGCGATGAGTCTGGACGGCAAGATCGGCGCTGATCGCAGGAGCGCGACCGCGCTCACCGGCGAAGCGGCGCGGCAGTACGCGCACTCCCTGCGCAACACCCACGACGCGGTGCTGGTGGGAGTGCAGACCGTACTGGCCGACGATCCCCAACTGACGTGCAGGCTGAGCGGCGGCCGCAATCCGCTGCGCGTGGTCCTGGACTCGCGACTGCGCACCCCACTGGAGGCGCGCGTGGTCGCGGGCATGGCCGAAGCGCCGACCCTGATTGCCACGACGGCAGCGGCACCCCCTGCTCAGGTCGAGGCGATGAGGCGGGCCGGCGTGGAGGTGCTCGTTTTAGATCAGGCGCCGCAGGGAGTGGACCTGCGCGCTCTCATGGAGGAGTTGGGGCGTCGGGGGGTGCTCAGCGTCCTGGTTGAGGGCGGCGGAACCGTGAACGCCTCCGCGCTTGCCGCCGGCGTCGTTGACAAGGTGATCGCACTCGTGGCGCCTCGACTGATCGGTGGATCCCTGGCAGCTACCCCGGTGGACGGCCCTGGACTCGCGGGCGTCTCCGGGGCCGTACGGCTGTCGGAGGTGCGCACTCGGAGGCTGGGAGAGGACATATCAATCGAAGGGAAGGTGGAAGCTCGATGTTCACAGGCCTGGTAGAAGAGCTCGGCAAGATCCAAAGCATTACCGGTAACGCCGATGGTGTGCGCCTGAAGGTGCGGGCAGGAGCGGTGCTCGACGGCGCTCGCGTAGGGGAGAGTATCGCCGTCAGCGGCGTGTGTCTGACGATCGTGGACCTCGAGGGCCGGTCGTTCGCGGCCGACGTGGTGGCCGAAACGCTGCGGCGGACCACGCTGGGCGGGCTGCAACCGGGGGATCCGGTGGACCTGGAGCGGCCGCTGCGATTTGACCAGCGCCTGGGAGGACACATAGTCCAGGGACACGTGGACGGTGTGGGCACGATCACCTCGATCAAGCCGGAGGGCGAGGGCGTGTGGATGGAGATTGCGCCGCCGCCGGCGCTCATGCGCTACCTGGTGGAGAAAGGCTCCGTCGCCGTGAACGGTGTCAGTCTCACCGCCGCAGCGATCACGGACGCACCTGGGTTTGCGATTGCGCTGATACCGCACACCCTGGCCGTAACGACGTTGGGGCATTGGGGCGTGGGCGGCCGGGTGAACATCGAGGTGGACATCCTGGCCAAGCACGTGGAAAAGCTGCTGGAAGGGGTGGCGGGGCGGTGGACGACCTGACAGGCAAGGCGGCGTTCCCGCAGGCCTCGGTGGCCGAAGCGGTTGAGGAGCTACGCGCCGGGCGGATGCTCGTGGTCGTGGACGACGAAGACCGCGAGAACGAGGGCGACCTCATCATGGCCGCCGAGTTCGCTACGCCCGAGGCGATAAACTTCATGATGATGCACGCGCGCGGACTGATCTGTGCGCCGCTCACCCCCGAGCGGTGCGATGAACTGCGGATTCCCATCATGGTGACCGAGAACACCTCCCAACACGGGACCGCGTTCACGGTTTCGGTGGACGCGCGCCGCGGCGGGACCGGCACCTCAGCACACGATCGTGCGCTGACGATTCGGCTGCTGGCCGGAGCCGAAGGGGACGGCAACACAAGCCCCGACGACCTGGCCCGCCCGGGACACGTCTTTCCCCTGCGTTCAGCTCCGGGGGGCGTGCTGCGCCGCGCCGGGCACACCGAGACAGTGATTGACCTGACCCGCCTGGCCGGGCTGAAACCGGCTGGGGTGATCTGCGAGATCGTGGGTGAGGACGGGGCCATGGCGCGCTTCCCGGAGCTGCGCGAGTTTGCGGCCCGCCACGGCCTTAAGATGCTGACGGTTAGAGAGTTGATCCGGCACCGGCTGCGGCACGATCCCTTCGTGCGGCGGGAAGGGCAGACCCGCCTGCCCACCGCAATCGGGGAGTTCTCCGCCGTGGTATACGAGAACACGCTCGACGGCTCGCACCACCTGGCGCTGGTTAAGGGTATCCTAGACGACGGTGCGCCGCCACTGGTGCGGGTGCAATCGGAGTGCCTGACCGGCGAGGTCTTCGGATCACTGCGGTGCGACTGCCGCGAGCAGTTGCAGACGGCAATGCGGGCGGTTGAGCGCGAGGGGCGCGGCGCGATCGTCTACATCAGGCAGGAAGGCCGCGACATCGGGCTGGGTAACAAGATCAAGGCCTACGCGCTCCAGGACCAGGGCGCGGACACCGTGGAGGCCAACGAGCTGTTGGGATTCCCGCCGGATCCGCGCGACTACGGCGTAGGCGCGCAGATCCTGGCCGATCTCGGGTTGAAGCGCATACGGCTGCTGACCAACAATCCTCAGAAGCGCGCGGGCCTCGAAGGGTACGGCATTCAAGTCGTGGAACGCGTGCCGCTGGAAACCACACCCACCAGCGAGAACTATGCCTACCTCAAGACCAAGCGCCACCGCCTCGGGCACCTCCTCAGCATCGAGTGAGGGATGGCCGGGTCTGGTGATGGAAGGGTGATGATCCAAATGGGAACGACCTTTCGCGGCGGAGGCGACGCCGCCGGGCTGGCCTTCGCGGTAGTGGTCAGCCGGTACAACGAACCGATCACGCAGCGCCTGCTCGATGGGGCATTGGAGGTTCTGACGGCGCAGGGGGCGACGCGTGTGGACGTGGCCTGGGTGCCCGGCGCGCTGGAAATCCCCCTGGTCGCCCGACGCATGGCCGAGGCGTCGGCCAAGGTGCCGGGGGAGGCGTCCGGGGAGGACGGCGCCGGGCGGCGCAGTGCGCGCCGTTACGATGCCGTCATCTGCCTGGGATGCGTCATCAAGGGAGACACGCTGCACTTCGACCTGGTGGCCCAACAGGCCGCGGCAGGGATCGCCAGGGTCTCGCTGGAGACCGGTGTTCCGGTGATCAACGAGGTGCTGGCGGTGTTTGAACCCGAGCAGGCCGCCTCTCGCGCCGGAGGCAGGGTTAACCTCGGAGCCGATGCCGCCCACGCGGCCATCCAGATGGCCAACCTGATGCGGGAACTGGAGGCATCCGACAGATGACCGTCACGATATTCGCGCCCGCGGACGTGCGGCCCGACGGCGGACCGGTATCGCGGGGAGGCGCCTTGGCCGTCGCCGGCGGCCGCGTGCTGGCCGTCGGAGGCGCCGCCGAAGTGGCCGCCGCTTTCCCCCGTGCGCGTCGCGTGGACCTTGGGGGGCTGCCGGTCTTCCCCGGGCTCATTGATGCGCACCTCCACCTCATCGGCTACGGTTTCAGCCTGCTCGAGGTGGAACTGCGCGAAGCCGGGTCGCCCGGGGAAGCCGCCCGGCTCGTCTCTGCCGCGGCCGCACGCCTGCCGGCGGATGCCTGGGTGTTGGGGCGGGGGTGGGACAAGAACACGTGGCCCGAAGATCGCTTTCCCTCGCGAGGGGATCTCGATCCGGCCACGGCCGGCCGGCCCGCGGTGATGGCGAGCAAGGACGGCCACCTGCTCTGGGTCAACTCAGCGGCCCTGCGGGCGGCCGGGATCACGCGCGATACTCCTGACCCGCCTGGAGGCGTGGTAGGCCGTGATACCGCGGGCGAGCCCGACGGCATCCTCAAGGAAGAAGCCGCCGCGCTTGTAAGGCGGGTCGTGCCGCCTCCGACTCCCGGGATGCGTGAGCGGGCCGCGCTGGAGGCAGTCGCCGATCTTCACCGCTTTGGGATTACCGGAGTGCACGCCTTCACGGGCACCACGACCGAGGGCCCCGAGGGCTTCGCGACGCTCCAACGCCTGCATGCGCGTGGCGATCTGGGTGTACGCGTTGTCGCGACCCTGCCCGACCGGCACCTGGAGGCCGCCGCGGCCTGTGGGATGCGCACGGGCCTGGGCGATGAGATGCTGCGCGTTGGGCCGGTCAAGATCTTCGCCGACGGTGCCCTGGGATCGCAGACCGCCAGCATGCTTGCGCCCTATGACGGCCAGCCGGGCAACCTGGGAGTGCAGGTGCGGTCGCCCGCCGAGCTGGACCATCTGGTGGCCCGCGCGATCGATGCCGGGCTGTGGACCGCGATCCATGCCATAGGCGACCGCGCCAACAGAGAAGTCCTCGACGTCTTCGAGCGCCACCAGGCCGCATCGCAGCGCCTGGGAGCCCGCCACCGCATAGAGCACGTGCAGCTCCTGCACCCGGACGATCTGCCGCGACTCGCACGGATCGGCGTGGTGGCCTCGATGCAGCCGATCCATGCCACGGAAGATCGCGAGATCGCCGAGCGCTACTGGGGACCGCGCGCACGGTGGGCCTATGCATGGCGAGCGATCACCGCCAGCGGCGCGGCCCTGGCTTTCGGATCGGACGCGCCGGTGGAGACGCCGGATCCGTGGCGGGGGATGTACGCGGCGGTCACCCGTCGTCGCGAGCACGGGCGCGAGCACGGGAAGGACCGCAGCGCATGGTATCCAGAGGAGTGCATCCCTCTGGAGGAAGCCATCCGTGCCTACACCACCGGTGCCGCCTACGCCGCCGGGACCGAGGGGTGGCAGGGGGCACTTCGTCCCGGGAGCGCGGCCGACTTCATTGTGCTCGACCGCGACCCGTACGCGGGCCCGCCCGAGGAGTTGTTGCAGGTCAGGGTGCTGGCGACCGTGGTTGGCGGCCGTCTTATGCACGCGGCCGGCGCACTTGATGGGGTGATGGGGTAGCGGGCATACACAAGGTGGGCACCGCGTTTCACCTTGTGCAGGTACAGAGTACCGGCGCTGCGCGCCAGAAGGGGTGAGCAAGATGGCATATCCAAAGTACGAGCCCAAGAAGTTCCGCTCGTTTGACGTAGAGCTGGACGGCATCTCGAAGAAGACCATGGAGGAGCATTACAAGCTCTATCAGGGTTACGTCAACAAGGCCAACGAGATCCACGATAAGCTCGCCGCCCTCGACAAGGACCCGGCCAAGGCCAACCCTACCTTCTCCGAGATCCGCGAGCTCAAGGTCGAGCTTACGCGGGCCGTCGGCGGCGTGAAGAACCACGAGATCTACTTCTCTCACCTGGGTGTTGGGGGCGGGAAGCCGTCGGGCAAGTTGCTCAGCATGATCGAGCGGGACTTCGGCAGCTTCGAGGACTGGCAGCGCGATCTGAAGGCCACCGCGATCGCGGCCCGAGGCTGGGCCTGGACCGCGTTTGACTGGGACACGATGCGGCTGTTCAACTACATCGGGGATGAGCAGAATACCTTCCCGATCTGGAATGCGACGGTCGTTGTCGCGCTGGACGTCTTCGAGCACGCGTACTACCTGGACTACCAGACCGCGAAGGCGGCGTACGTGGACGCGTTCTTCCGCAACCTGGACTGGGCGGCGGTGGCGGACCGGGCGAAGGTGGTGCTGGAGGCGGTCCAGTAAACCTAAGGTGCCATTCCGACCGTCACACAATGGGTACAGAGGGGGCGGGCGTGGACGCTGAGGACCGGCAACTGCTCCGGGCTTTCGCGCGCGGGGAGGAGAGCGCCTTCACGGCGCTCGTGATCAAGTACCGGGAGAGCGTCTACCGCGTGGCGCGCCGCATGCTCGGCAGTCACGAGGACGCCGCGGACGTCGCCCAGGAAGTGTTCATCCGCGCGCACCGGGCGTTGCCGCGATTCGACGGCCGGTCGCAACTCTACACCTGGCTGTACCGCATTACGGTCAATCTCTGCCTGGACCTGCGCGGCCGGTCCTCCAGGTTGCCCCTGCTTGACGACGAGGACGGCGCGCGCGATCGCAGCGGTATCCCGGCCGCGGAGGACGAGGCCGAGGGCCGGGAGGCCGGACGTCTGGTGGCGCGCGCCGTTGCCCAACTGCCACCGCGCCAGCGGGCGATGGCCGTCCTGCGGCTCTACCAGGATCTGCCCTACCAGGAGATCGCCCGCATCATGGGCTGCTCCGAGGGCACGGTGAAGGCAACGATGTTCGCGGCGCTGCGCAAGCTGCGCCGCGCGCTGGTCGAGGAGGGCGTCCGCGCCCCATGACGGACCGCTGCGCAGAGGTGCTGGAGCGCCTGGTCGAAGGGGTGACCGGGACGGTGCCGCCGGACGAACGCGTCGACGTCGCCGGCCATCTGGCTTCGTGCGCCCGCTGCCGCGACGAGGCAGTCTCGCTGGAAGCCGTTGCTTCGCGCCTGCGTGCCGGGGGCAGGTTTGTCGCGCCGCCCGGTTTCTGGGAGGAGTTCATGCGGCGGATTGCCGACCGCATCGAGGAGGAGAGGGTGCCGGCAGGCGCCCGCCTCCGGCGGTGGCTGGCTTCCCCGCGCCACGCGCTGGGCACGGCCGTGGTTACCGCGGTCACGGTGCTGGCGGTCTTCGCGGCGGTCCGGACCATCCCGCCCCCGCCTGATCCCGTATTGATTCGCGCGCGCGGGCTGGTGACCGCAACGATGACTTCCAGTCTTCCCTCACTGGGCGAGATGCTCGATATCTGGCGCGCCGGGCTGGCTCACGAAACCGACGCGGTCGTGGACCGAAGGACGAGGTAGTGAGAGTGGCCGCCTTGCGCCGCCTTGCGCCCGCGCTCCTGGTCGTGATGATGGCGCTGGCTCTGCCCGCGGTAGGGCAGGAGCCGCCGCCGCCGCGGGGAGAGCGGATCATCGAGGCGATCTTCATATGGCGCCTGGTGGACGAGCTCGATCTCACGGAGGGGCAGATCACCCGAATACTGCCCCGACTCAAGGCGCTCAAAGCCATCCGGATGGAGATGGGCCGGCGGGTACCGTTGCTGCGGCGGGAGATCCGGCAGCTTTCCGCGCAGCAGCCCCGTGACGAGGAGGCCATACGGGTCAAGGTCTCCGAGCTCAACCTGC belongs to bacterium and includes:
- a CDS encoding zf-HC2 domain-containing protein, with the protein product MTDRCAEVLERLVEGVTGTVPPDERVDVAGHLASCARCRDEAVSLEAVASRLRAGGRFVAPPGFWEEFMRRIADRIEEERVPAGARLRRWLASPRHALGTAVVTAVTVLAVFAAVRTIPPPPDPVLIRARGLVTATMTSSLPSLGEMLDIWRAGLAHETDAVVDRRTR
- the ribD gene encoding bifunctional diaminohydroxyphosphoribosylaminopyrimidine deaminase/5-amino-6-(5-phosphoribosylamino)uracil reductase RibD, which encodes METHHDNNRMMQQALRLARRAAGRTSPNPLVGAVIASGGVVVGRGHHARAGTDHAEIVALRRAGNRARGATLYVNLEPCAHTGRTGPCTEALIDAGIRRVVAAMRDPDPRVDGRGIARLREAGIEVEVGLLEDQAQRLNEPYVKHRRTGMPFVTLKWAMSLDGKIGADRRSATALTGEAARQYAHSLRNTHDAVLVGVQTVLADDPQLTCRLSGGRNPLRVVLDSRLRTPLEARVVAGMAEAPTLIATTAAAPPAQVEAMRRAGVEVLVLDQAPQGVDLRALMEELGRRGVLSVLVEGGGTVNASALAAGVVDKVIALVAPRLIGGSLAATPVDGPGLAGVSGAVRLSEVRTRRLGEDISIEGKVEARCSQAW
- a CDS encoding bifunctional 3,4-dihydroxy-2-butanone-4-phosphate synthase/GTP cyclohydrolase II; its protein translation is MDDLTGKAAFPQASVAEAVEELRAGRMLVVVDDEDRENEGDLIMAAEFATPEAINFMMMHARGLICAPLTPERCDELRIPIMVTENTSQHGTAFTVSVDARRGGTGTSAHDRALTIRLLAGAEGDGNTSPDDLARPGHVFPLRSAPGGVLRRAGHTETVIDLTRLAGLKPAGVICEIVGEDGAMARFPELREFAARHGLKMLTVRELIRHRLRHDPFVRREGQTRLPTAIGEFSAVVYENTLDGSHHLALVKGILDDGAPPLVRVQSECLTGEVFGSLRCDCREQLQTAMRAVEREGRGAIVYIRQEGRDIGLGNKIKAYALQDQGADTVEANELLGFPPDPRDYGVGAQILADLGLKRIRLLTNNPQKRAGLEGYGIQVVERVPLETTPTSENYAYLKTKRHRLGHLLSIE
- a CDS encoding sigma-70 family RNA polymerase sigma factor, with the protein product MDAEDRQLLRAFARGEESAFTALVIKYRESVYRVARRMLGSHEDAADVAQEVFIRAHRALPRFDGRSQLYTWLYRITVNLCLDLRGRSSRLPLLDDEDGARDRSGIPAAEDEAEGREAGRLVARAVAQLPPRQRAMAVLRLYQDLPYQEIARIMGCSEGTVKATMFAALRKLRRALVEEGVRAP
- the ribH gene encoding 6,7-dimethyl-8-ribityllumazine synthase yields the protein MGTTFRGGGDAAGLAFAVVVSRYNEPITQRLLDGALEVLTAQGATRVDVAWVPGALEIPLVARRMAEASAKVPGEASGEDGAGRRSARRYDAVICLGCVIKGDTLHFDLVAQQAAAGIARVSLETGVPVINEVLAVFEPEQAASRAGGRVNLGADAAHAAIQMANLMRELEASDR
- a CDS encoding superoxide dismutase — translated: MAYPKYEPKKFRSFDVELDGISKKTMEEHYKLYQGYVNKANEIHDKLAALDKDPAKANPTFSEIRELKVELTRAVGGVKNHEIYFSHLGVGGGKPSGKLLSMIERDFGSFEDWQRDLKATAIAARGWAWTAFDWDTMRLFNYIGDEQNTFPIWNATVVVALDVFEHAYYLDYQTAKAAYVDAFFRNLDWAAVADRAKVVLEAVQ
- a CDS encoding riboflavin synthase, with amino-acid sequence MFTGLVEELGKIQSITGNADGVRLKVRAGAVLDGARVGESIAVSGVCLTIVDLEGRSFAADVVAETLRRTTLGGLQPGDPVDLERPLRFDQRLGGHIVQGHVDGVGTITSIKPEGEGVWMEIAPPPALMRYLVEKGSVAVNGVSLTAAAITDAPGFAIALIPHTLAVTTLGHWGVGGRVNIEVDILAKHVEKLLEGVAGRWTT
- a CDS encoding amidohydrolase produces the protein MTVTIFAPADVRPDGGPVSRGGALAVAGGRVLAVGGAAEVAAAFPRARRVDLGGLPVFPGLIDAHLHLIGYGFSLLEVELREAGSPGEAARLVSAAAARLPADAWVLGRGWDKNTWPEDRFPSRGDLDPATAGRPAVMASKDGHLLWVNSAALRAAGITRDTPDPPGGVVGRDTAGEPDGILKEEAAALVRRVVPPPTPGMRERAALEAVADLHRFGITGVHAFTGTTTEGPEGFATLQRLHARGDLGVRVVATLPDRHLEAAAACGMRTGLGDEMLRVGPVKIFADGALGSQTASMLAPYDGQPGNLGVQVRSPAELDHLVARAIDAGLWTAIHAIGDRANREVLDVFERHQAASQRLGARHRIEHVQLLHPDDLPRLARIGVVASMQPIHATEDREIAERYWGPRARWAYAWRAITASGAALAFGSDAPVETPDPWRGMYAAVTRRREHGREHGKDRSAWYPEECIPLEEAIRAYTTGAAYAAGTEGWQGALRPGSAADFIVLDRDPYAGPPEELLQVRVLATVVGGRLMHAAGALDGVMG